Within the Thermosynechococcus sichuanensis E542 genome, the region CCGTTCGCGATGGTAGTTTCCAAGGCTCGCTGCTGTGGGCGATCGATCGCACAACGACGGCCATGGGGGGGCGGCTATTGCGCCGCTGGCTCCTGCAACCCCTCCTTGATATTGAGCAGATCACGGCTCGCCAAGACGCCATTGCTGAATTGATGGCCAATAGTAGCCTGCGCCAAAGTCTGCACCGCCACCTTCAGGAAATCTATGACCTCGAACGCCTCGCGGGGCGGGCGGGTTCTGGCACGGCCAATGCCCGTGATTTAGCGGCTCTGCGGGACTCGTTTCGCACGCTAGTTTCCCTTGCCACAGTTGTTACAGCAACCCAATCACCCTATCTCCAAGCCTTGGCTCACCTGCCACCGGTGATTGAGCAATTGGCCGACACCCTCAGTGCTGCCCTTGTGGATCAGCCCCCCATTAGTCTCACCGAAGGGGGTCTCCTGCGACCGGGGGCCTACCCCGAACTGGATCAGCAACGCCAGCAAATTGAGCAGGATCAACAGTGGATTCTGAACTTAGAAGCCCAAGAACGAGAGCGCACAGGCATCCCCACCCTCAAAGTGGGCTATACCAAAGTCTTCGGCTACTACCTGAGTGTCTCCCGCGCCAAGCTGAACCAAGTGCCCGATGACTATATCCGCAAACAAACCCTCACAAATGAGGAACGCTTTATTACGGCTGAACTCAAGGAACGGGAAGCGCGATTGCTGGCTGCCCAGAGCCATCTCTTTGAGCTGGAGTACCAGTATTTTGTCCAGTTGCGGGAGCAGGTGGCTGCTCAGGCCTCCACGATTCGTGAGATTGCGGCAGCAGTGGCGGCTGTAGATGCCCTTTTGGGGCTAGCCGAGGTGGCGCTGTATCAGGGCTATTGCCGACCGCAAATGACCCGCGATCGCCAGCTTCAGATTCGCGGCGGGCGCCATCCGGTTGTGGAGCAGATGCTACCAGCGGGGTTTTTTGTCCCCAACGATACGGAACTCGGTACCAGTGCTGATTTGATGGTGCTCACAGGTCCTAATGCCAGTGGCAAAAGTTGCTATCTGCGGCAGGTAGGTTTGATTCAACTGCTGGCGCAAATGGGCAGTTATGTGCCCGCCACCAGTGCCACGTTGGGGGTGTGCGATCGCATTTTTACGCGGGTGGGTGCGGTTGACGATCTGGCCACCGGTCAATCCACTTTTATGGTGGAGATGAATGAAACAGCCAATATCCTCAACCATGCGGGCGATCGCTCCCTTGTCCTTCTTGATGAAATTGGGCGCGGCACTGCCACCTTTGATGGGTTGGCGATCGCTTGGTCAGTCGCAGAATATCTTGCCACCACACTGAAATCCCGCACCATTTTTGCCACCCACTACCACGAACTCAATCAACTGGCAACCCTCTTGCCCAATGTGGCCAACTACCAAGTGGTCGTCAAAGAACTCCCCGACGAGATTATCTTTTTACACCAAGTCAAGCCCGGCGGTGCCGATCGCTCCTACGGCATTGAAGCTGGTCGCCTTGCGGGACTTCCGCCGGTGGTGATTCAGCGTGCCCGTGAAGTCATGCGCCAAATTGAAAAACACAGCAAAATTGCCGTGGGGCTACGCAAAAGCCAAATGAATGGTACCGCAAAAACAAAAACAGCAGCTCCCGAAATTGATCAGGGAGAATTACCACTTTAGCGTCCCTTAATTCTACGAAAGAATCAACCTTAGCGAACCTTTTGGGGATCCGCCGGCGGAGCAGAGGCATTCTTTAGGCGATGGACAGAATTCCCATGCTTAGCCAACCGCCAGCAAAAAGCTATCATAGAGAAGGAATGTAACGTTTTGTTAACAAGGGGGATTTGTGGTTGTCCTGTTGAAACTACCCCCATTCGTGCGCCAAACCTTGCTCAGGCTTGTACTGGCCGGTCTATTGTTTTGGTCTAGCATCGCTGCAATGTTACCCACCTTACCCCTCTACATTGCTGAGAAGGGGGGCACGCCCCATCAGGTGGGGTTTGTTATGGGTGCCTTTGCCGTTGGACTCATTTGCTCTCGCTCTTGGTTAGGGCCTCTAGCCGATCGCCAAGGACGTAAAATTACACTGCTCATTGGCCTTGCCGTGGCGGCGATCGCTCCCCTGTTTTATATCGTCAGCCACAACCTACCCCTCCTTGTTGCAGTGCGCCTTCTCCATGGCGTGAGCATTGCTGGCTTTACCACCGGCTACATGGCACTGGTGACGGATATTGCCCCACCTGCGCATCGTGGCGAAATCATTGGCTACACCAGTCTTGTTCATCCCATCGGGGTTGCCCTTGGTCCTAGTCTCGGCAGTTGGCTGCAAATGAACTACAGTCACAGTTGGGTCTTCATCGTTGCCAGCAGTTTAGCCGCCCTTGGGTTCATGGCTGCCGCAGGGGTGCGGGTGGTGAATATCCCGCAGGACTCTGGAGTGTCTCGCCCAGAGAAAACCCTCTTCTGGCGGCTCTTGCTTTCAGAGCGGCTGCGGATTCCCAGCCTAGTGATGCTAAGTGTAGGGCTGACCTTTGGCACGATCGCCACCTTTATTCCGCTATTTATTGCTGCTGAGCGGCTCGACATTTCCGCAGGGCTGTTTTACTCCGTGGCGGCGATCGCCAGCTTCATTGGTCGTGTGGCTACGGGTTCTGCCTCCGATCGCTGGGGGCGGGGCATTTTCATCTCCGCCAGCCTTGCCTGCTACGTGGTCTCGATGGTGCTCCTTGCCCAAGCTCAAACCCCCTTGGAGATCCTCTGGGCGGCAATTCTTGAAGGTCTTGCCGGCGGTGTCCTGATTCCCATGGTCGCTGCCCTGATGGCGGATCGCTCCACGATTGATGAGCGCGGACGGGTTCTCAGCCTCAGTTTAGGGGGCTTTGATCTGGGGATGGCGTTGGCAGGGCCACTGCTGGGGGGGCTGATTGATCCTTTGGGCTATCGTCTGATCTTTCGCATGGCGGCCCTCTTTAGCCTCTTGGGGCTGACCTGCTTCTTGACGGCCAGTAGCAAAAGCCTGCCCGATTCCCTGCGCTTTGCCCTCGGCATGGGGCGCGATCGCTATGCCCTGTAGCCTATTATTCTTTGGTATCGTTAGGGATTCGTTACAATTTCTTGAGATCAGCCACTAGGGAAGAGCGTGTGTCCACACCAATTTCGGCCAGTTTGACGCCCACCGGCAAATCCTACCGTTGGAATCGCGAGCGATACTCAAAAACGCGGCGCTTCTTTGATATTTGGTTCTTTGTTTGGCGATTTCTCTTTGGCCGTTGGCTCCTCACCAAATCTTGGAGCTACTGGGGGGGCATGACTGATGCCAAACGGGCGGCGCGACGCCGTGCCCAAGCCATTTGGATTCGCGAAACCTTTCTTGACCTTGGCCCCACCTTCATTAAACTGGGGCAACTCTTTTCCACCCGTGCTGATCTCTTTCCCAGCGAATATGTCGAAGAACTGAGCAAACTCCAGGATCGCGTCCCCGCTTTTAGTTACGAGCTAGTTGAAAAAATCATCTACGAAGACTTTGGCCGCCACATCCCCGAACTGTTTCGCAGTTTTGACCCCATCCCCATGGCCGCCGCCAGTCTGGGTCAAGTCCACAAAGCGCAACTCCTCTCAGGCGAAGAAGTGGTGGTCAAGGTTCAACGCCCCGGCCTGCGGCAGTTGTTTGATATTGATCTAGCCATTCTCAAAGGCATTGCCCAATACTTCCAAAACCATCCCAAATGGGGTCAGGGGCGCGACTGGATGGGCATTTACGATGAGTGTTGCCGCATTCTTTACGAAGAAATTGACTACCTCAATGAGGGA harbors:
- the mutS gene encoding DNA mismatch repair protein MutS encodes the protein MSNDRPLPHSETESPALRLGRNPGLQVRHDEVERSLLTPMLQHYAEIKDAYPQALLLYRVGDFYETFFQDACIVARELELVLTGKEGGKDIGRVAMAGIPHHALERYCRTLIEKGYAIAICDQVEDPAQAQGLVKREVTQVFTPGTVLDTELLQPRRNNFLAAVLLSGNHWGLAYADVSTGEFCTTQGSDRAELVAELNRLQPAEILLPSEAPDINRVLRPGEAKDQLPAELPPQWCYTLRSPQDFQAAEARQRLCQRFQVKSLEGFGCEHLPLAMRAAGGLLAYLDETHRQQPVPLQNLSTYSIAQYLFLDPQTRRNLELTQTVRDGSFQGSLLWAIDRTTTAMGGRLLRRWLLQPLLDIEQITARQDAIAELMANSSLRQSLHRHLQEIYDLERLAGRAGSGTANARDLAALRDSFRTLVSLATVVTATQSPYLQALAHLPPVIEQLADTLSAALVDQPPISLTEGGLLRPGAYPELDQQRQQIEQDQQWILNLEAQERERTGIPTLKVGYTKVFGYYLSVSRAKLNQVPDDYIRKQTLTNEERFITAELKEREARLLAAQSHLFELEYQYFVQLREQVAAQASTIREIAAAVAAVDALLGLAEVALYQGYCRPQMTRDRQLQIRGGRHPVVEQMLPAGFFVPNDTELGTSADLMVLTGPNASGKSCYLRQVGLIQLLAQMGSYVPATSATLGVCDRIFTRVGAVDDLATGQSTFMVEMNETANILNHAGDRSLVLLDEIGRGTATFDGLAIAWSVAEYLATTLKSRTIFATHYHELNQLATLLPNVANYQVVVKELPDEIIFLHQVKPGGADRSYGIEAGRLAGLPPVVIQRAREVMRQIEKHSKIAVGLRKSQMNGTAKTKTAAPEIDQGELPL
- a CDS encoding MFS transporter is translated as MVVLLKLPPFVRQTLLRLVLAGLLFWSSIAAMLPTLPLYIAEKGGTPHQVGFVMGAFAVGLICSRSWLGPLADRQGRKITLLIGLAVAAIAPLFYIVSHNLPLLVAVRLLHGVSIAGFTTGYMALVTDIAPPAHRGEIIGYTSLVHPIGVALGPSLGSWLQMNYSHSWVFIVASSLAALGFMAAAGVRVVNIPQDSGVSRPEKTLFWRLLLSERLRIPSLVMLSVGLTFGTIATFIPLFIAAERLDISAGLFYSVAAIASFIGRVATGSASDRWGRGIFISASLACYVVSMVLLAQAQTPLEILWAAILEGLAGGVLIPMVAALMADRSTIDERGRVLSLSLGGFDLGMALAGPLLGGLIDPLGYRLIFRMAALFSLLGLTCFLTASSKSLPDSLRFALGMGRDRYAL